In Streptomyces sp. NBC_01381, a genomic segment contains:
- a CDS encoding amphi-Trp domain-containing protein: MKDLKFEQKRSLSRLEAAAQLTAIAAALSEGGDAELELGAGTLSLRIPDDLRSEIEVEIGDGEIELEIEFKWTTAPTRKAPSRKGATTEKATRRKKVPAKPPAKPGRSSTSTNRSKSAKRSATKKP, from the coding sequence ATGAAGGACCTCAAGTTTGAGCAGAAGCGCTCGCTGTCACGCCTGGAGGCGGCTGCCCAGCTCACGGCAATCGCGGCCGCGCTGAGTGAGGGCGGGGATGCCGAACTGGAACTCGGCGCCGGAACGCTGAGCCTGCGGATCCCCGACGACCTTCGCAGCGAGATAGAGGTCGAGATCGGTGACGGGGAGATCGAGCTGGAGATCGAGTTCAAGTGGACGACCGCACCGACCCGGAAGGCGCCGTCGCGGAAGGGCGCAACCACGGAGAAGGCCACGAGACGCAAGAAGGTGCCCGCAAAGCCTCCCGCAAAGCCGGGGCGCAGCAGTACGAGCACCAACAGAAGCAAGAGCGCGAAGCGGTCCGCCACGAAAAAGCCCTGA
- a CDS encoding DUF885 family protein, translated as MTSTSPASPLSPLPPLSPLDPRLAAVCDLSVLAARDGAGRHEYDGTVQDLSPDAVRRGLAALGGPAGTKSYPDPHDEAHAAAAEEALRVRFGELELHRSNPLWHIENLDLTGYDRPYAPKAERDAARSAHLRQWPDAVDAAIEALDRVPAALADATLPSARGLAALLDPRGGPVHAAAGRAHARFTAHLERAAAEGAPSAALGGPALARLLGAAEACTIDLTALSARVDAERDRLRALLDESLRRLAPAATPADTVRALQADHPDADGLLAEFAALVDETVAWTARHDLVPHHDVEVVVRPMPDSQRRALAGLFASAPHEADAAATFRVTLPGAAWTRTESEQWLSTGFNRTLMPNMAIHEVAPGHASHFRALRRAATDVRRTLHSDAFIEGWAHYCEELALEQGFRDGDPRVAVAVAQDGLRRVTRFACAIGLHTGAMTLSDAAARFTEDVSLAGPAALHEAERGLFDPSYGRYTWGKFAVLDLREQARARWGGDFSLRRFHSALFDLGAPPLGLLHTALERG; from the coding sequence ATGACCTCCACCTCACCCGCTTCACCCCTCTCGCCCCTGCCACCCCTCTCGCCCCTCGACCCGCGGCTGGCAGCCGTCTGCGACCTTTCCGTTCTCGCGGCGCGGGACGGCGCCGGACGGCACGAGTACGACGGAACCGTCCAGGACCTGTCTCCGGACGCCGTACGACGCGGCCTCGCCGCACTCGGCGGCCCCGCCGGTACGAAGTCTTATCCGGACCCGCACGACGAGGCGCACGCGGCGGCCGCGGAGGAAGCCCTCCGGGTCCGGTTCGGCGAGCTCGAACTGCACCGGAGCAACCCCCTGTGGCACATCGAGAACCTGGATCTGACCGGCTACGACCGCCCCTACGCGCCCAAGGCCGAGCGGGACGCCGCCCGGTCGGCCCATCTGCGACAGTGGCCCGACGCCGTGGACGCGGCGATCGAGGCACTGGACCGCGTGCCCGCGGCGCTGGCCGACGCCACGCTGCCGTCCGCCCGTGGTCTGGCCGCCCTTCTCGACCCCCGGGGCGGCCCCGTCCACGCCGCCGCAGGGCGGGCGCACGCGCGGTTCACCGCCCACCTGGAGCGGGCCGCCGCCGAAGGCGCGCCGTCAGCGGCGCTCGGCGGCCCCGCTCTCGCCCGGCTCCTCGGCGCGGCCGAAGCCTGCACGATCGACCTCACCGCCCTGTCCGCCCGCGTGGATGCGGAACGGGACCGACTGCGTGCCCTGCTCGACGAGTCGCTCCGCCGCCTCGCCCCCGCGGCCACGCCCGCCGACACGGTACGGGCGCTCCAGGCCGACCACCCCGATGCCGACGGCCTGCTGGCGGAGTTCGCGGCACTCGTCGACGAGACGGTCGCCTGGACCGCCCGGCACGATCTGGTGCCCCACCACGATGTCGAGGTGGTGGTCCGGCCGATGCCCGACTCCCAGCGCCGGGCGCTGGCCGGCCTCTTCGCGTCCGCGCCCCACGAGGCCGACGCGGCCGCGACCTTCCGCGTCACCCTCCCGGGCGCCGCCTGGACGAGGACCGAGAGCGAGCAGTGGTTGTCGACCGGCTTCAACCGGACCCTGATGCCGAACATGGCGATCCACGAGGTGGCACCCGGGCACGCCAGCCACTTCAGGGCGCTGCGCCGGGCGGCGACCGACGTCCGCCGCACGCTCCACTCCGATGCCTTCATCGAGGGTTGGGCCCATTACTGCGAGGAGTTGGCCCTGGAGCAGGGCTTCCGCGACGGCGACCCGCGCGTCGCCGTCGCGGTCGCCCAGGACGGGCTGCGCAGAGTCACCCGCTTCGCCTGTGCCATCGGACTCCACACCGGAGCCATGACCCTGTCGGACGCGGCGGCACGGTTCACCGAGGATGTCTCGCTGGCCGGACCCGCGGCCCTGCACGAGGCCGAGCGCGGGCTGTTCGACCCCAGTTACGGCCGTTACACCTGGGGCAAGTTCGCCGTTCTCGACCTGCGTGAGCAGGCCAGGGCACGCTGGGGCGGCGACTTCTCGCTCCGCCGCTTCCACAGCGCCCTGTTCGACCTCGGTGCCCCGCCCCTCGGTCTGCTGCACACGGCACTGGAACGCGGATGA
- a CDS encoding helix-turn-helix domain-containing protein produces the protein MPNLESTAERSSRPAGPVVTVDTESIPVRERFGWWNELVGEAVMPVSSRSPYASGFTGRAENVQLPHSSLGTFTYSPMSAWRSSVQIRRQDPEDYFLVLVGDGTSIRLEQGRGIACLEAGEMALFSTSHPLAVEFLDKGRSCQSSQFRLPRTILPLANGRADRLLAEPLSTRSGSGALLVPYLKGLADAVRDCGPAELARIGAVGVDLAASLLAAHLGDADGLPAETRQAALLARINAFIDHNLAEPELRPAAVAAHHHISVRTLHQLFRGEPESVGATIRRRRLERCRADLTDPALHRLPIGEIAARWGFRHPADFSRTFRNAYGVPPSEVRAAGALNAKKARTPC, from the coding sequence ATGCCCAATCTGGAGAGCACGGCGGAGCGGAGCAGCAGGCCGGCAGGGCCGGTGGTGACGGTGGACACCGAGTCGATTCCGGTGCGGGAGCGGTTCGGCTGGTGGAACGAGCTGGTGGGCGAGGCGGTCATGCCTGTGTCGTCCCGCAGCCCGTACGCGTCCGGCTTCACGGGACGGGCGGAGAACGTGCAGCTGCCGCACAGCTCGCTGGGGACCTTCACCTACTCGCCGATGTCGGCCTGGCGCTCCTCTGTCCAGATCCGCCGCCAGGACCCCGAGGACTACTTCCTGGTCCTGGTCGGGGACGGCACCTCGATCCGTCTTGAGCAGGGGCGCGGCATCGCCTGCCTGGAGGCGGGCGAGATGGCCCTGTTCTCCACGTCGCACCCGCTGGCCGTGGAGTTCCTCGACAAGGGCCGCTCCTGCCAGAGCTCGCAGTTCCGGCTGCCACGGACCATTCTTCCGCTGGCGAACGGGCGGGCCGACAGGCTGCTGGCCGAGCCGCTGTCCACCCGGTCCGGATCCGGGGCGCTGCTCGTCCCGTACCTGAAGGGCCTTGCGGACGCCGTCCGCGACTGCGGGCCCGCGGAGTTGGCCCGGATCGGTGCGGTCGGGGTCGACCTGGCCGCGTCGCTGCTGGCCGCGCACCTCGGCGACGCGGACGGGCTGCCCGCGGAGACGCGCCAGGCGGCACTCCTCGCCCGCATCAACGCCTTCATCGACCACAACCTGGCCGAGCCGGAGCTGCGCCCCGCGGCCGTCGCCGCCCATCACCACATCTCCGTACGCACACTCCATCAACTCTTCCGTGGCGAACCGGAGTCCGTCGGCGCCACGATCCGGCGCCGCCGCCTGGAACGCTGCCGGGCCGACCTGACCGACCCCGCCCTGCACCGTCTGCCCATCGGCGAGATCGCGGCCCGGTGGGGGTTCCGCCACCCCGCGGACTTCAGCCGTACGTTCCGCAATGCGTACGGCGTCCCGCCGAGCGAGGTCAGGGCGGCGGGTGCGCTGAATGCGAAGAAAGCCCGCACGCCCTGCTAA
- a CDS encoding MFS transporter, with protein MAPGAGTAESSATARIVLLALAAGQFLMALDSSVMNVSIATVAEDVGTTVTGVQGAITAYTLVMAMFMIPGGKVGALIGRKRAFMIGCVIYGCGSLTTALAPNLPVLLLGWAFLEGIGAALILPAIVALVASNFATERRPAAYGLVAAAGAVAIAVGPLIGGVATTYFSWRWVFAGEVVMVLGILVLAGRIADAPVGERPRIDLIGAVLSALGLGIFVYGVLRSDEWGWFQPKPDAPSWLGVSLVIWLMLAGLLLVWLFLRWEARVVERHREPLVDPGMLHNKQLTGGLTMFFFQYLVQMGVFFVVPLYLSVALGLSALKTGARILPLSLTLLAAAILIPRFLPDVSPRRVVRLGTLALLAGAVALMAALDAEAGAEIVTIPLLLIGLGMGALASQLGSVTVSAVPEARSAEVGGVQNAVTNLGASIGTALAGSIMIAALATSFLTSVEQNPAIPAEVKSQANVELQSGAPFLSDAQLKSALDEAGTSTELTQAALDANADARIDGLRAALAILAFAALLAMFFTSRIPKTQPRSTEP; from the coding sequence ATGGCACCCGGAGCAGGCACTGCTGAGAGTTCGGCCACGGCACGCATCGTCCTCCTGGCACTCGCGGCCGGTCAGTTCCTTATGGCGCTCGACAGTTCGGTCATGAACGTCTCGATCGCGACGGTGGCCGAAGACGTTGGCACGACGGTGACGGGTGTGCAGGGCGCCATCACGGCCTACACCCTCGTGATGGCGATGTTCATGATCCCCGGCGGCAAAGTGGGGGCGCTGATCGGCCGCAAACGCGCGTTCATGATCGGCTGCGTCATCTACGGCTGCGGCTCCCTCACCACGGCGCTCGCGCCGAACCTGCCCGTGCTGCTGCTCGGCTGGGCGTTCCTCGAGGGGATCGGGGCGGCGCTCATCCTGCCCGCGATCGTGGCGCTCGTGGCGAGCAACTTCGCCACTGAACGCCGTCCCGCCGCCTACGGTCTCGTCGCGGCCGCAGGGGCCGTGGCCATCGCGGTCGGGCCGCTCATCGGGGGTGTCGCGACGACGTACTTCTCCTGGCGGTGGGTCTTCGCCGGTGAGGTCGTGATGGTCCTCGGCATCCTGGTGCTCGCCGGCCGGATCGCCGACGCGCCGGTCGGCGAACGCCCTCGCATCGATCTCATCGGCGCCGTGCTGTCCGCGCTCGGGCTCGGGATCTTCGTCTACGGCGTACTGCGCTCGGACGAATGGGGCTGGTTCCAGCCGAAGCCCGACGCGCCCTCGTGGCTCGGGGTCTCGCTGGTCATCTGGCTGATGCTGGCCGGCCTGCTCCTGGTCTGGCTCTTCCTCCGCTGGGAGGCCCGCGTGGTGGAGCGGCACAGGGAGCCGCTCGTCGACCCGGGCATGCTGCACAACAAGCAGCTCACCGGCGGACTGACGATGTTCTTCTTCCAGTACCTCGTCCAGATGGGCGTGTTCTTCGTCGTACCGCTCTATCTGTCCGTCGCCCTTGGCCTGTCCGCGCTCAAGACGGGCGCCCGCATCCTGCCGCTCTCCCTGACACTCCTTGCGGCCGCCATCCTGATCCCCCGCTTCCTCCCGGACGTCTCACCGCGGCGGGTGGTGCGGCTCGGGACCCTCGCGCTGCTCGCGGGTGCGGTGGCCCTGATGGCCGCGCTCGACGCGGAGGCCGGCGCGGAAATCGTCACCATCCCCCTCCTGCTGATCGGGCTCGGCATGGGCGCGCTGGCGTCCCAGCTCGGGTCGGTCACCGTGTCAGCGGTGCCGGAGGCCCGGAGCGCGGAGGTCGGCGGCGTCCAGAACGCCGTCACCAACCTCGGTGCCTCGATCGGTACGGCACTCGCCGGGTCGATCATGATCGCCGCACTCGCCACGTCCTTCCTGACCAGCGTGGAACAGAATCCGGCGATCCCGGCCGAGGTCAAGAGCCAGGCGAACGTCGAACTCCAAAGCGGCGCACCGTTCTTGTCGGACGCCCAGCTCAAGTCCGCCCTCGACGAAGCGGGCACGAGCACGGAGCTGACGCAGGCGGCACTCGACGCGAACGCCGACGCCAGGATCGACGGCCTGCGCGCCGCACTCGCCATCCTCGCCTTCGCCGCTCTCCTCGCGATGTTCTTCACGTCACGGATCCCGAAGACCCAGCCCCGTTCGACGGAGCCGTAG
- a CDS encoding carboxymuconolactone decarboxylase family protein, with protein sequence MSTASDTPVLDTLAAMTVDSIERCGLAPDMLILTRIAALAASDAPPISYAAHIDPALKAGLTAEKLQDVLVAIAPIVGTARVMTAAGNIATALGIAIAVADAEIDAQG encoded by the coding sequence ATGTCCACTGCATCTGACACCCCTGTCCTGGACACCCTCGCCGCCATGACGGTCGACTCGATCGAGCGCTGCGGTCTTGCCCCGGACATGCTCATCCTCACGCGCATCGCGGCGCTCGCCGCCTCGGACGCCCCGCCGATCTCCTACGCGGCCCATATCGACCCCGCCCTCAAGGCCGGCCTGACCGCCGAAAAGCTGCAGGACGTCCTGGTCGCCATCGCTCCCATCGTGGGCACCGCCCGCGTCATGACGGCAGCAGGCAACATCGCCACGGCACTCGGCATCGCCATCGCCGTCGCCGATGCCGAGATCGACGCCCAGGGCTGA
- a CDS encoding glycosyl hydrolase encodes MAMPSEGAVTPSRLGVYVGPGKTADVNNSQEWLGRSQVDATDYLDPSENTKWNQYATKYWGDWKKSGADRGFVLGLHMLPKGGTFAEGLAGKYDSQFRTLADLMIKDGLGDSVIRIGYEGNNKNIGPWQGTDDPAAYREMFRRIVTLMRERTGESFQFDYNMAVGTSGKVTSFETLYPGDAYVDVVGLNIYDVWWEHPDATPAQRWNHTLTTAMGVNEFKEFAAAHNKPKSYPEWGLYGRGDSYMGGGDSPYFIDRMAELVKDSKYQAYFDHDWGGGTLDDFPNGKAQYRLRFGG; translated from the coding sequence ATGGCCATGCCGTCCGAGGGTGCCGTTACCCCGTCCCGCCTGGGCGTCTACGTCGGTCCCGGCAAAACTGCCGACGTGAACAATTCTCAGGAGTGGCTCGGCCGGTCGCAGGTGGATGCGACCGACTATCTGGACCCGTCCGAGAACACCAAGTGGAATCAGTACGCGACCAAGTACTGGGGCGACTGGAAGAAGTCCGGGGCCGACCGGGGTTTCGTGCTCGGGCTTCATATGCTGCCCAAGGGCGGGACCTTCGCGGAGGGGCTTGCCGGTAAGTACGACAGCCAGTTCCGGACCCTCGCCGACCTGATGATCAAGGACGGCCTCGGCGACTCCGTCATCCGCATCGGATACGAGGGCAACAACAAGAACATCGGGCCGTGGCAGGGGACTGACGACCCGGCGGCCTACCGGGAGATGTTCCGGAGGATCGTCACCCTCATGCGTGAGCGCACCGGGGAATCCTTCCAGTTCGACTACAACATGGCTGTCGGCACCTCGGGCAAGGTCACGTCGTTCGAGACGCTGTACCCCGGCGACGCCTACGTCGACGTGGTCGGCCTGAACATCTACGACGTGTGGTGGGAGCACCCGGACGCAACGCCGGCCCAGCGGTGGAACCACACCCTCACCACCGCCATGGGCGTGAATGAGTTCAAGGAATTCGCCGCCGCGCACAACAAGCCGAAGTCATATCCGGAATGGGGCCTGTATGGGAGGGGCGACTCCTATATGGGGGGCGGCGACTCTCCGTACTTCATCGACCGGATGGCCGAGCTCGTCAAGGACTCGAAGTATCAGGCGTATTTCGACCACGACTGGGGCGGCGGAACGCTGGACGACTTCCCCAACGGCAAGGCGCAGTACAGGCTCCGCTTCGGCGGCTGA
- a CDS encoding PLP-dependent aminotransferase family protein, with protein sequence MDRNRQTPQLDELIDLLGDWSSGEGPLYRRLTDAVGRAVRSGDLRTGDRLPSERRLADALSVSRATVVAAYDALRGSGLAETRRGSGTQVSGGAAAHRVPVDGRVRGGQATAVVQRLITQPPDLISLGQAAEAGGPDLAQALLQLVRDDLPGMVGESGYHPAGLPVLRAAIAAHHTAHGLPTVPDQVVVTTGATQAVALSAQLYLGRGSTALVESPGWPGCLDVLRAAGSRLVGVPLDSDGVRIDRLATALAEHRPALLYVMPTYHNPTGTLMSAGRRRRVAELAAEHGVTVLEDSAHAAGLAPGHAPPPIAATPAGGTVLTVGSLTKAVWGGLRIGWIRAPQDTVARLARLKALNDLGSPLIDQALAARLLPALTALAPERARILRERLTTITRLLAEALPDWRWQAPRGGSVLWVRLPAGTDARLYARLALRHGAEVIPGATMDATGTHDDYVRIPYSFAPETAAALVDRLSAAWTALPRSSGHP encoded by the coding sequence GTGGACCGGAATCGTCAGACGCCCCAGCTGGACGAGCTGATCGACCTGCTGGGCGACTGGAGTTCGGGCGAGGGGCCGCTGTACCGGCGGCTCACCGACGCGGTCGGCCGGGCCGTACGGTCCGGGGACCTGCGCACCGGGGACCGTCTACCGTCCGAACGGCGGCTCGCCGACGCCCTCTCGGTCAGCCGGGCGACGGTTGTCGCCGCGTACGACGCACTGCGTGGCTCGGGCCTGGCCGAGACACGTCGGGGCAGCGGCACTCAGGTATCGGGAGGCGCCGCGGCACACCGGGTTCCGGTGGACGGGCGGGTACGCGGCGGTCAGGCCACCGCGGTGGTCCAGCGGCTGATCACACAGCCGCCGGACCTCATCTCGCTGGGGCAGGCGGCCGAGGCCGGCGGTCCGGACCTGGCTCAAGCCCTGCTTCAGCTGGTCCGCGATGACCTGCCCGGGATGGTCGGTGAGTCGGGCTACCACCCGGCCGGACTCCCCGTGCTGCGAGCGGCGATCGCCGCCCACCACACCGCTCACGGCCTGCCGACCGTCCCCGACCAGGTGGTGGTGACCACGGGTGCCACGCAGGCCGTCGCGCTGAGCGCCCAGCTGTACCTCGGGCGCGGGTCCACCGCCCTCGTGGAATCCCCCGGGTGGCCGGGCTGCCTGGACGTCCTCAGGGCGGCAGGATCCCGTCTTGTCGGCGTCCCGCTCGACTCCGACGGGGTACGGATCGACCGGCTCGCCACCGCGCTCGCCGAACACCGGCCCGCGCTGCTCTACGTCATGCCGACATACCACAACCCCACCGGCACCCTGATGTCCGCCGGACGTCGTCGCCGGGTGGCCGAGCTCGCCGCCGAACACGGCGTCACCGTCCTGGAGGACAGCGCCCACGCGGCGGGGCTCGCCCCTGGTCACGCTCCGCCGCCGATCGCCGCGACCCCCGCCGGGGGAACCGTGCTGACGGTGGGTTCGCTGACAAAGGCCGTCTGGGGCGGTCTCCGGATCGGCTGGATCCGCGCACCGCAGGACACGGTGGCGCGCCTGGCCCGGCTCAAAGCACTCAACGACCTCGGCAGCCCGCTCATCGACCAGGCCCTCGCCGCCCGGCTCCTCCCCGCGCTCACGGCCCTCGCGCCCGAACGGGCCCGCATCCTCCGCGAGCGGCTGACCACCATCACCCGGCTGCTCGCCGAGGCGCTTCCGGACTGGCGCTGGCAAGCACCGCGGGGCGGCTCCGTGCTGTGGGTCCGGCTGCCCGCGGGCACGGACGCCCGGCTCTACGCACGGCTGGCGCTGCGCCACGGCGCGGAGGTCATCCCGGGCGCCACGATGGATGCGACCGGCACCCATGACGACTACGTCCGCATCCCCTACTCCTTCGCTCCGGAGACCGCGGCAGCACTGGTCGACCGCCTCTCCGCAGCCTGGACCGCACTGCCCCGGAGCAGTGGCCACCCCTGA
- a CDS encoding DUF2252 domain-containing protein — translation MTENATTAMRAATHTTPAERAAIGKEARSRSPRSGHAAYKPSPDRPDPLAILEAQSAARVPELVPIRYGRMMESPFRFYRGAAAIMASDLADSPTSGLRAQLCGDAHLLNFRLLASPERQLMFDINDFDETLPGPWEWDVKRLSASLVIAGRANGFDDAERARIVSATVRSYREAMIRFAGMGNLDVWYSKIDADLLDSLAAGRAQGTKSGRKRLARAMVKARTRDSLQAFDKLTETVDGRPRIAADPPLLIPAGDLLPDIERGALERQFRGLIERYGRTLPSDRRTLLSDYRLADVARKVVGVGSVGTRCWIFLLLGRDDQDPLFLQAKEADTSVLAEHVGASRYANQGERVVSGQRLMQATSDIFLGWERVDGIDGKQRDFYVRQLRDWKGIAVPERMRPKDMQAFGELCGATLARAHARSGDRIAIAAYLGGGESFDRALATFAEAYADQNERDHQALVDAVRAGRLPAEELPAA, via the coding sequence ATGACCGAGAACGCGACCACGGCCATGCGCGCGGCAACCCACACCACACCCGCGGAACGCGCGGCCATCGGCAAGGAGGCGCGGAGCCGCTCACCGCGGTCGGGCCACGCCGCGTACAAGCCGTCTCCCGACCGGCCGGACCCGCTGGCGATCCTGGAGGCGCAGTCCGCGGCACGGGTGCCTGAACTCGTACCGATCCGCTACGGCCGGATGATGGAGTCCCCGTTCCGTTTCTACCGGGGCGCCGCCGCGATCATGGCGTCCGACCTGGCCGACAGCCCGACGTCGGGACTCAGGGCCCAGCTGTGCGGGGACGCGCACCTGCTGAACTTCCGTCTGCTCGCCTCGCCGGAACGACAGTTGATGTTCGACATCAACGACTTCGACGAGACACTGCCGGGCCCCTGGGAGTGGGACGTCAAGCGGCTTTCGGCGAGTCTCGTCATCGCGGGCCGGGCGAACGGTTTCGACGACGCCGAGCGCGCCCGCATCGTGAGCGCCACGGTCCGTTCGTACCGCGAGGCGATGATCCGCTTCGCGGGCATGGGCAACCTCGACGTCTGGTACTCGAAGATCGATGCGGACCTCCTCGACTCCCTGGCCGCCGGCCGGGCCCAGGGGACGAAGAGCGGTCGCAAGAGGCTGGCCCGTGCCATGGTGAAGGCCCGCACCCGCGACAGCCTGCAGGCTTTCGACAAGCTCACCGAGACGGTCGACGGCAGGCCCAGGATCGCGGCGGATCCGCCGCTGCTCATCCCGGCCGGCGATCTGCTGCCGGACATCGAACGCGGCGCGCTGGAGCGCCAGTTCCGCGGCCTGATCGAGCGGTACGGCAGGACCCTGCCTTCCGACCGGCGCACGCTCCTGTCGGACTACCGCCTTGCGGACGTCGCCCGCAAGGTGGTCGGCGTCGGCAGCGTCGGCACCCGATGCTGGATCTTCCTGCTGCTCGGCCGGGACGACCAGGACCCGCTCTTCCTCCAGGCCAAGGAGGCCGACACCTCCGTGCTCGCCGAGCATGTCGGCGCGAGCCGGTACGCCAACCAGGGCGAGCGGGTGGTCTCGGGCCAGCGGCTGATGCAGGCCACCAGCGACATCTTCCTCGGCTGGGAACGGGTGGACGGGATCGACGGCAAGCAACGCGACTTCTACGTACGCCAGTTGCGCGACTGGAAGGGCATCGCCGTGCCGGAGCGGATGCGGCCGAAGGACATGCAGGCGTTCGGCGAACTGTGCGGGGCGACCCTGGCCCGTGCGCACGCACGGTCCGGCGACCGCATCGCGATCGCCGCGTACCTGGGCGGCGGCGAATCGTTCGACCGGGCACTCGCCACCTTCGCTGAGGCGTACGCCGACCAGAACGAGCGCGACCACCAGGCCCTGGTCGACGCCGTACGGGCGGGCCGGCTCCCCGCTGAGGAGCTGCCGGCGGCCTGA
- a CDS encoding LysE family translocator, translating into MTSLGAFVLASLILVAVPGPNLIYIVTRSVRDGRRAGIVSALGVETGTLLHVIAAVCGLATLITGHPLVFAVLRYAGAGYLAYLGIRALRRRPPAAADADADADADDSAEAADSAEATGRSARRRRLLRLYIDGVLINLLNPKVVLFFLAFLPQFLSTGLTPAETRTGMLLLGAVFLTVAFALDLCYALVGATLARRLRGTPRRDRGLSHLTGGIYLGLAALVFV; encoded by the coding sequence ATGACCTCACTCGGCGCCTTCGTCCTCGCCTCCCTGATCCTGGTGGCCGTGCCCGGACCCAACCTGATCTACATCGTCACCCGCAGCGTGCGCGACGGACGGCGGGCCGGCATCGTCTCGGCCCTCGGCGTGGAGACCGGCACGCTCCTCCACGTCATCGCCGCCGTCTGCGGACTGGCGACGCTCATCACGGGCCACCCGCTCGTCTTCGCCGTCCTGCGCTACGCGGGCGCCGGCTATCTGGCCTACCTGGGCATACGCGCGCTGCGCCGCCGTCCACCCGCTGCTGCCGACGCCGACGCCGACGCCGACGCCGACGACTCCGCGGAAGCCGCCGACTCCGCCGAAGCCACCGGCCGTTCCGCTCGCCGCCGCCGATTGCTCCGGCTCTATATCGACGGCGTCCTCATCAACCTGCTCAACCCCAAGGTCGTCCTCTTCTTCCTGGCTTTCCTGCCGCAGTTCCTGTCCACCGGCCTGACCCCGGCGGAAACCCGGACCGGCATGCTCCTGCTCGGCGCGGTCTTCCTGACCGTCGCCTTTGCCCTCGACCTCTGCTACGCACTCGTCGGCGCCACCCTCGCCCGCCGACTCCGCGGAACCCCGCGCCGCGACCGTGGTCTGTCCCACCTGACCGGTGGCATCTACCTCGGCCTGGCCGCCCTGGTATTCGTCTGA